One segment of Bacteroides caecimuris DNA contains the following:
- a CDS encoding L-ribulose-5-phosphate 4-epimerase: MLEELKEKVFHANLELVKHGLVIFTWGNVSAIDRESGLVVIKPSGVSYDDMKAEDMVVVDLEGKVVEGRLKPSSDTPTHVVLYKAFPEIGGVVHTHSTYATAWAQAGCDIPNIGTTHADYFHDAIPCTADMTEAEVKGAYELETGNVIVKRFEGLNPVHTPGVLVKNHGPFSWGKDAHDAVHNAVVMEQVAKMASIAYAVNPNLTMNPLLVEKHFSRKHGPNAYYGQ, encoded by the coding sequence ATGCTGGAAGAACTGAAAGAAAAAGTGTTTCATGCCAACCTCGAATTGGTAAAGCATGGATTAGTCATCTTTACCTGGGGAAATGTTTCTGCCATCGACCGTGAAAGCGGGCTGGTAGTAATCAAGCCCAGTGGTGTAAGTTATGATGATATGAAAGCAGAAGATATGGTAGTAGTGGATTTAGAAGGCAAAGTCGTCGAAGGACGGCTGAAGCCTTCCTCAGATACTCCCACTCATGTAGTACTCTACAAAGCATTCCCGGAAATCGGCGGAGTGGTACACACCCACTCTACTTATGCGACAGCTTGGGCACAGGCCGGTTGTGACATTCCGAATATCGGAACGACCCATGCTGATTATTTCCATGACGCCATCCCCTGCACGGCAGACATGACGGAAGCGGAAGTGAAAGGTGCCTACGAACTAGAAACCGGAAATGTGATTGTGAAACGTTTCGAAGGATTGAATCCCGTACATACGCCGGGAGTTCTGGTGAAGAACCACGGTCCTTTCTCCTGGGGGAAAGACGCCCATGATGCAGTGCACAATGCTGTAGTGATGGAGCAGGTAGCCAAGATGGCAAGCATTGCTTATGCCGTCAATCCGAACTTGACAATGAACCCGCTGCTGGTGGAAAAACATTTCAGCCGCAAACATGGTCCGAACGCTTATTACGGACAATAA
- a CDS encoding NUDIX hydrolase, protein MNSYYSSNPTFYLGIDCIIFGFNEGELNLLLLKRNFEPAMGEWSLMGGFVQNNESVDDAAKRVLAELTGLENVYMEQVGTFGAVDRDPGERVISVAYYALININEYDRKLVKKHNAYWVNINELPQLIFDHPEMVAQARELMKQKASSEPIGFNLLPKLFTLSQLQSLYEAIYGEEMDKRNFRKRVAGMDYVEKTDKIDKLGSKRGAALYKFNSKVYHKDPKFKL, encoded by the coding sequence ATGAATAGCTATTATAGCTCGAATCCTACCTTCTATCTTGGTATCGACTGTATTATCTTCGGTTTTAACGAAGGCGAATTAAACCTGCTGTTGTTGAAAAGAAATTTTGAACCGGCAATGGGTGAATGGTCATTGATGGGAGGGTTCGTGCAAAACAATGAAAGCGTGGACGATGCTGCCAAACGTGTACTAGCGGAGCTTACAGGATTGGAAAACGTGTATATGGAACAGGTGGGAACCTTCGGGGCAGTTGACCGCGACCCGGGAGAACGGGTAATCTCCGTTGCATACTATGCGCTCATCAACATCAATGAATACGACCGGAAACTGGTAAAGAAACACAATGCTTACTGGGTGAATATCAATGAACTCCCCCAACTGATTTTCGACCATCCCGAAATGGTGGCACAAGCACGGGAGTTAATGAAACAGAAAGCATCTTCCGAGCCAATCGGTTTCAATTTATTGCCGAAGCTCTTCACTTTGTCCCAATTGCAAAGCCTATATGAAGCCATCTACGGTGAGGAAATGGACAAGCGGAATTTCCGCAAGCGTGTTGCAGGAATGGACTATGTAGAAAAGACGGACAAAATAGATAAACTGGGGTCCAAGCGCGGTGCAGCCTTGTATAAGTTTAACAGCAAAGTTTACCACAAAGACCCGAAATTTAAATTATAA
- the araA gene encoding L-arabinose isomerase has protein sequence MNAFDQYEVWFVTGAQLLYGGDAVIAVDAHSNEMVNGLNESGKLPVKVVYKGTANSSKEVETVFKAANNDDKCIGVITWMHTFSPAKMWIHGLQQLKKPLLHLHTQFNKEIPWDTMDMDFMNLNQSAHGDREFGHICTRMRIRRKVVVGYWKEEETQHKIAVWMRVCAGWADSQDMLIIRFGDQMNNVAVTDGDKVEAEQRMGYHVDYCPVSELMEYHKEIKNEDVDTLVATYFQEYDHDASLEDKSTEAYQKVWNAAKAELAIRAILKAKGAKGFTTNFDDLGDIEHNGFDQIPGLASQRLMAEGYGFGAEGDWKSAALYRTVWVMNQGLPKGCSFLEDYTLNFDGANSSILQSHMLEICPLIAANKPRLEVHFLGIGIRKSQTARLVFTSKIGTGCTATIVDMGNRFRLIVNDVECIEPKPLPKLPVASALWIPMPNLEVGAGAWILAGGTHHSCFSYDLTAEYWEDYAEIAGIEMVHINKDTTISCFKKELRMNEVYYMLNKALC, from the coding sequence ATGAACGCATTTGACCAATATGAAGTATGGTTCGTAACAGGAGCACAGCTCTTGTACGGAGGTGACGCAGTAATCGCAGTAGACGCACACTCTAATGAAATGGTAAACGGACTGAATGAATCCGGCAAACTTCCTGTAAAAGTGGTATATAAAGGAACGGCAAACTCTTCCAAAGAGGTGGAAACTGTTTTCAAAGCTGCAAATAACGATGATAAATGTATCGGTGTCATCACTTGGATGCATACTTTCTCTCCTGCCAAAATGTGGATTCATGGCTTGCAACAACTGAAGAAACCGTTGCTGCACCTGCACACTCAGTTCAACAAGGAAATCCCCTGGGATACAATGGACATGGATTTCATGAACCTTAACCAGTCTGCCCACGGCGACCGTGAATTCGGACACATCTGTACCCGTATGCGTATCCGCCGCAAAGTAGTGGTAGGTTACTGGAAAGAAGAAGAAACACAGCATAAGATTGCCGTTTGGATGCGCGTTTGCGCTGGTTGGGCAGATTCTCAGGATATGCTGATTATCCGCTTTGGTGACCAGATGAACAATGTAGCCGTAACCGATGGTGACAAAGTGGAAGCTGAACAACGCATGGGTTATCACGTAGACTACTGTCCGGTAAGCGAACTGATGGAATATCACAAAGAAATCAAGAATGAAGATGTAGATACATTGGTAGCTACCTACTTCCAGGAATACGATCACGATGCTTCTTTAGAAGACAAATCGACCGAAGCTTATCAGAAAGTATGGAATGCCGCTAAAGCAGAACTTGCCATCCGTGCCATTCTGAAAGCTAAAGGCGCTAAAGGATTCACTACCAACTTCGACGATTTGGGCGACATCGAACACAATGGTTTTGACCAGATTCCGGGATTAGCTTCCCAACGCCTGATGGCGGAAGGCTACGGATTCGGTGCCGAAGGCGATTGGAAATCAGCCGCTCTTTACCGTACTGTATGGGTAATGAACCAAGGACTTCCGAAAGGCTGCTCATTCCTTGAAGATTATACACTGAACTTCGACGGCGCCAACAGTTCTATCCTGCAATCACACATGTTGGAAATCTGCCCGCTTATCGCTGCCAACAAACCTCGTCTGGAAGTACACTTCCTCGGTATTGGTATTCGTAAGAGCCAGACTGCACGTCTTGTATTTACCTCAAAAATAGGTACAGGCTGCACCGCTACGATAGTAGATATGGGCAACCGTTTCCGTCTGATTGTAAACGACGTAGAATGTATTGAGCCGAAACCGCTGCCTAAGTTGCCGGTTGCTTCCGCTCTTTGGATTCCGATGCCTAACCTTGAAGTAGGTGCAGGTGCATGGATTCTGGCAGGTGGTACTCACCACTCTTGCTTCTCTTACGACCTGACAGCCGAATACTGGGAAGATTATGCGGAAATTGCAGGCATCGAAATGGTACATATCAACAAAGATACTACTATCAGTTGCTTCAAGAAAGAACTGCGCATGAACGAGGTGTATTACATGCTGAATAAGGCGCTTTGCTAA